In the Telopea speciosissima isolate NSW1024214 ecotype Mountain lineage chromosome 2, Tspe_v1, whole genome shotgun sequence genome, one interval contains:
- the LOC122651367 gene encoding nudix hydrolase 15, mitochondrial-like yields MRFKYMIPVLGRLLMATSPPSPVTSSVSSLMDSNCIGGSLRLSNLAQQLRLYKPPPSFDDDIEEQRIEESAGKVVSQVGIAESAAPITHPEKFKPKRAAVLVCLFEGDGGDLRVILTKRSSRLSTHSGEVSLPGGKAEEGDADDSETATREAQEEIGLDPSLVNVVTVLEPFLSKHLLRVVPVIGILTDKQAFKPMPNAAEVEAIFDAPLEMFIKDENRRSEEREWLEEKYLIHFFDYTTEDKKYMIWGLTAGILIRAASVVFQRPPAFLEQNPRFKVLRSLNGQTSLP; encoded by the exons ATGCGATTCAAGTATATGATACCAGTGCTGGGGCGGTTGTTAATGGCGACCAGTCCACCATCTCCAGTTACCAGCTCTGTCTCCTCTCTCATGGATTCCAACTGCATCGGAGGTTCGCTAAGGCTTAGTAACTTAGCCCAGCAGCTCCGTCTCTACAAACCTCCCCCTTCCTTCGACGATGATATCGAGGAGCAACGAATCGAAGAAAGTGCGGGGAAGGTAGTTTCTCAGGTGGGTATTGCAGAATCGGCAGCACCAATTACTCACCCAGAAAAATTCAAGCCCAAGAGAGCAGCGGTGCTTGTCTGTCTCTTCGAAGGTGACGGTGGGGATCTCCGGGTCATCCTCACCAAACGCTCATCGAGGCTTTCTACTCATTCAG GTGAAGTGTCGTTGCCGGGAGGGAAAGCGGAGGAGGGCGACGCAGATGACAGCGAGACGGCCACAAGGGAAGCTCAGGAGGAGATCGGGCTCGATCCTTCGCTTGTTAATGTCGTGACTGTTCTCGAACCTTTCTTATCTAAG CACCTTCTGAGAGTTGTTCCTGTGATCGGAATACTTACTGATAAACAAGCATTCAAGCCCATGCCAAATGCTGCTGAGGTGGAAGCAATATTTGATGCCCCCTTAGAAATGTTCATCAAG GATGAGAACCGGAGatcagaggagagagaatggctTGAGGAGAAATACTTGATCCATTTCTTTGACTACACAACAGAGGACAAGAAGTATATGATATGGGGTTTGACTGCTGGGATCTTGATTCGAGCGGCATCAGTTGTGTTCCAGCGGCCTCCCGCCTTCCTGGAGCAGAATCCTAGGTTCAAGGTTCTTAGATCTCTTAATGGACAGACTTCCCTGCCCTGA